The following proteins come from a genomic window of Streptomyces sp. NBC_00539:
- a CDS encoding Mucin-2, whose protein sequence is MGFHASALDGVARNPVLPTPLLLRLLTFDGDGGRPPREALRRAGLPEPAVKVILAHPNPGARIDFAMSVRAEPAQRARLVDDPSPEVRAALAYGPEWDDPRTKVAPLPDAVCARLLDDPAPPVRTALLNSPHLAPSFVASMATHHSSAARREAVRAWEILPPGERSALLADPDSEVRRAAALGECRRDALLTAELLRDPKSAAEALRRGLLLRPDAERCVTGRTHLAALAENPSLPADLVERLAVDADEAVRLVVSLRPELDEMRRMAIDFTVGDFDRGDGVQWVRDGLDDPEVLGRAAASAHPLLRRAAARSPHLALDLLRLLARVEDPVVENLLGIHHPDTPEEVLMRVYARLGGTFSAWMAETHPRFPREGLAARYADHPDGNYRRLAVRDPAATPALIERLSHDPAVWTRQAAAGDPRLPLHRLREALQIPELASSAGANPALPEDEMTAVLDRAGVPA, encoded by the coding sequence GTGGGGTTCCACGCGTCCGCGCTGGACGGAGTCGCTCGCAATCCGGTGCTGCCGACCCCGCTGCTGCTGCGCCTGCTCACCTTCGACGGGGACGGTGGCCGTCCGCCCCGTGAGGCCCTCCGGCGGGCCGGACTCCCCGAGCCGGCCGTCAAGGTGATCCTGGCCCACCCGAACCCGGGCGCCCGGATCGACTTCGCCATGAGCGTCAGGGCGGAGCCTGCCCAGCGGGCCCGGCTCGTTGACGATCCTTCTCCCGAGGTGCGGGCTGCCCTTGCGTACGGACCCGAGTGGGACGACCCGCGCACGAAGGTCGCGCCGCTCCCGGACGCCGTGTGCGCCCGCCTGCTCGACGACCCCGCCCCTCCTGTCCGGACGGCACTGCTGAACTCCCCCCATTTGGCGCCGTCGTTCGTGGCCTCGATGGCTACTCACCACAGTTCGGCAGCGCGCCGGGAAGCCGTGCGTGCGTGGGAGATCCTGCCGCCGGGCGAGCGGTCGGCCCTGCTCGCCGACCCCGACTCCGAGGTGCGGCGGGCCGCCGCGCTGGGGGAGTGCCGTCGGGACGCACTCCTCACCGCCGAACTCCTGCGCGATCCGAAGTCCGCCGCCGAAGCGCTGCGCCGAGGTCTCCTGCTGCGCCCCGACGCCGAGCGGTGCGTCACCGGGCGGACGCACCTGGCAGCCCTCGCCGAGAACCCGTCGCTGCCCGCCGACCTCGTGGAGCGGCTCGCCGTCGACGCCGACGAGGCCGTACGGCTCGTGGTCTCCCTCAGACCCGAGCTGGATGAGATGCGGCGCATGGCGATCGACTTCACGGTCGGGGACTTCGACAGGGGCGACGGCGTGCAGTGGGTACGGGACGGGCTCGATGACCCCGAAGTGCTGGGTCGGGCCGCGGCCTCCGCCCACCCGCTGCTCCGGCGCGCCGCCGCCCGCAGCCCCCACCTGGCACTCGACCTGCTGCGCCTCCTCGCACGCGTGGAGGACCCGGTGGTGGAGAACCTCTTGGGCATTCATCATCCCGACACCCCGGAGGAGGTGCTCATGCGTGTGTACGCGAGGCTCGGCGGGACGTTCTCCGCCTGGATGGCGGAGACGCACCCCCGCTTTCCCCGTGAGGGCCTCGCCGCCCGCTACGCGGACCACCCGGACGGGAACTACCGTCGGCTGGCCGTCCGGGACCCGGCCGCCACACCCGCGCTGATCGAACGGCTCAGCCATGACCCCGCGGTCTGGACGCGCCAGGCGGCGGCCGGCGACCCGCGCCTCCCGCTCCACCGGCTCCGCGAGGCGCTCCAAATCCCCGAACTGGCCTCCAGCGCGGGCGCCAACCCGGCGCTCCCCGAGGACGAGATGACCGCCGTCCTGGACCGGGCCGGTGTTCCTGCCTGA
- a CDS encoding helix-turn-helix domain-containing protein, whose protein sequence is MHTVALAVTDGMLHFELSLAIEVFGSDLTHIVDPWYDFSLCGPGAVRIDRYRLEMDHGLDHLPHVDTVIVPGWADTDVDPPVELVDAVRAAHAAGARVVSLCTGAFVLAAAGLLNGKRATTHWAHTGELARRHPDVTVDPDVLYVDNGDVLTSAGKAAAMDLCLHLVRLDHGSANANKIARRLVVPPHRDGGQAQFISTPLPGPGNHPLAELFPWVLQRLDEPLTVEDLARQARMSSRHLGRHFKSLTGTTPLQWLHTQRIRHAQELLETTDDTIDTIATATGMGTSTTLRRHFHRTIGVPPDTYRRTFRSPTHPGPERDNSR, encoded by the coding sequence CCGTCGCACTGGCCGTCACCGACGGCATGCTGCATTTCGAACTGTCCCTGGCCATCGAGGTGTTCGGGTCGGACCTGACCCACATCGTGGACCCCTGGTACGACTTCTCCCTCTGCGGACCGGGCGCCGTGCGGATCGACCGCTACCGCTTGGAAATGGACCACGGACTCGACCACCTTCCGCACGTCGACACCGTGATCGTTCCCGGCTGGGCCGACACGGATGTGGACCCGCCCGTGGAACTCGTCGACGCGGTGCGCGCGGCCCACGCGGCGGGCGCACGCGTCGTATCGCTGTGCACAGGGGCGTTCGTCCTGGCCGCCGCCGGCCTGCTGAACGGCAAACGCGCCACCACGCACTGGGCGCACACCGGGGAACTCGCCCGACGCCATCCCGACGTCACGGTGGACCCGGACGTCCTCTACGTCGACAACGGCGACGTGCTCACCTCCGCCGGCAAGGCCGCCGCCATGGACCTGTGCCTGCACCTCGTCCGCCTCGACCACGGCTCGGCGAACGCCAACAAGATCGCCCGTCGGTTGGTCGTTCCACCACACCGCGACGGCGGGCAGGCCCAGTTCATCTCCACCCCGCTTCCCGGCCCCGGCAACCATCCCCTCGCCGAGCTCTTCCCCTGGGTCCTCCAACGTCTGGACGAGCCGCTCACCGTGGAAGACCTGGCCCGGCAGGCACGGATGAGCTCGCGCCACCTGGGCCGCCACTTCAAATCACTCACCGGCACCACCCCGCTCCAGTGGCTCCACACCCAACGCATCCGCCACGCCCAGGAACTCCTCGAAACCACCGACGACACGATCGACACCATCGCCACTGCCACCGGCATGGGCACCTCCACCACCCTGCGCCGGCATTTCCACCGGACCATCGGCGTCCCCCCGGACACCTACCGCCGCACTTTCCGCTCCCCCACCCACCCCGGACCCGAACGCGACAACAGCAGGTGA